The DNA region CTTCGTCTTATGTTTAGGTGTGGAAATTATTCCTTCTCCCCCTAAGACCCTTAAAATCTCATTCCGCACCATCTCAATCTCCGCCCCTAAGGAAGTGAGGACTTGGGAGGCAATTCCCCGCTCTTCGCGCAAGAGTCCCAAGAGGAGATGCTCGGTGCCAATGTAGGAATGGTTCATACTCTTTGCCTCTTCAATTGCATAATTGAGGGCGGCGCGCGCTTCTTGATTTAAAGGGATTTCACCCACGACGAGTGCCTCTTGTCCATAACTGACCGCATTCTCCACCGCTCGGCGCAAATCCTCCAAATCAATGCCTAAGTTGGTTAAAACCAGAGCGGCGACACCTCCCCCTTCCCGAATGATCCCTAAAAGGAGATGTTCGGTTCCGATGTAATCGTGGTGCATGCGGCGGGCTTCCTGGCGGGCAAGTTGGATCACCCTTTTTACTCTTTCTGTAAATCTCTCTTGCATAATTTATCTTATCATAATATTAGACACCTGTCAATAGAATTTTGGTGCTACTTCGGTTTCAATTCGTGATAGGGAAAGCCCTTCTTCTCGTGCCAGCGTCTCGGGTTAGAGAAGTAGGTGCGGATCTCCTCATACTCCCTTTCCGTGATTAAGGTGATATCCCGAGGAATCCTTTTTGAGAGTAAGGCAGTCCGATTGGTTAGGGATAAAAGGGTACAATTAAGGGAGGCGAGTTCCTCCTTTCCTCCTTCTTGGCGGTCAAAGATGACAAAGGCGTATTCACAGATTCCACCCTTCGCCCGAATCTCCTCAATTGCCCTCTTTTTCGTCCAACCCTTAACTACGGTATCATCAACCAGAAGAACCTTTTTCCGGAAGAGTTCGTGTTCTTTAACCCCTTCTAAGAGGGGTGCTTCCTTATATCTTCGTTCCCGTCGGGCGAAGAAACTGGGTTTGGCAATCTTTTGGGCTAAGAGGGAAGCGAAGGAGATACTTCCGGCTTCAATGCCACAAATCAGATCAAACTCGTAATGGGCTAAAATTAAAGCGGCTTGGGAAATTAGGAAGTCAAAAACCCTGGGGTAATTGGGAAGACATTTGAGGTCAATATAAATTGGGCTCCGATTCTTTCTTCTATCCACCTTAAAAAATGGTTTTATGTCGCCGAGGCTAACCTTGACGGCGCCGATCTGCCAGAGCAAAGCGGCGACAATCTCCGGTAGAGTTCCCGAGACCTTCCTTCGGATATATTCCAAATCTGGTTTAATAACCCTTTGTTCCCGGAGGAGCCGAAAGAGGGGGTCAATAAATTCCACTGCCGCGGTATCCCGGCGGTCGCATTCAAAGGAGAGGCGGGTGGCGTCAATATCATAAATAAAATTTAGGTAGGCGGTTTCCCGATTGTTTAAGGAAATCGGGAAGATATCGGCATTCGCTTCCTTTTTCGGTTCGCCGATTCCTTTTGCCTTGGGGAAGATATGTCTCTTGAAGAGGCGGAAGAAGTCTTGGGCTAAAGGCTTTACTTCCTTTGGTTCAAGGAGAATGGGCGTGGCAAAACTGACAATCCCCCTTTTAATCTCAAATCCCACTAAG from candidate division WOR-3 bacterium includes:
- a CDS encoding phosphoribosyltransferase family protein; the protein is MRFVELPLVGFEIKRGIVSFATPILLEPKEVKPLAQDFFRLFKRHIFPKAKGIGEPKKEANADIFPISLNNRETAYLNFIYDIDATRLSFECDRRDTAAVEFIDPLFRLLREQRVIKPDLEYIRRKVSGTLPEIVAALLWQIGAVKVSLGDIKPFFKVDRRKNRSPIYIDLKCLPNYPRVFDFLISQAALILAHYEFDLICGIEAGSISFASLLAQKIAKPSFFARRERRYKEAPLLEGVKEHELFRKKVLLVDDTVVKGWTKKRAIEEIRAKGGICEYAFVIFDRQEGGKEELASLNCTLLSLTNRTALLSKRIPRDITLITEREYEEIRTYFSNPRRWHEKKGFPYHELKPK